The Chitinivibrionia bacterium genome window below encodes:
- a CDS encoding NADP-dependent isocitrate dehydrogenase has product MKNGSIVYTKTDEAPALATLSLFPIIEKYLSKADVEVVQKDISLARRILAAVNNYLPENQKVSDDLEYLGKLCLEQDANIIKLPNISASVSQIKGTITELREKGFAIPEYPDNPKNNEEETVQSQYRKTLGSAVNPVIREGNSDRRAAKSVKNYAKKHPYKVCEWSKDSKTKVLSMSHGDFYASEKSITNGEKEKSVNFVFTDNDGNSKNLRPALKLLPHEILDTSTMSAKALESFVKKCMEEAQKDDIMFSFHLKATMMKISDPIIFGVILKTFFADVFTKYGEVFEKLGVNTNNGLADLYDKIKGNPSEKEIISEINKCFDKISVAMVDSAKGISSFSVPSDVIIDASMPAMIKAGGKMWDKNGDTADVLAIIPDRTYSGVYDVVVKHCKENGAFNPRTIGCVSNVGLMAQQAEEYGSHDKTFEITADGIVQITDENGAVLMEQKVEKGDIFRASQCKHAAVLNWVRLAVERGKITGEPVIFWLDVYRAHDREVVKKVVKEMGELDLADVDVRILSPENACAFSVKRMVEGLNTISATGNVLRDYLTDLFPIIELGTSAKMLSIVPLMNGGGLYETGAGGTAPKHVSALTEENFLRWDSLGEFMAIVPSLEKYAETHGNARAKILAETLDTAIENILENQKSPERAPVGIDNRGSHFYLALYWAKALAEQKKDVELAKKFEETAKQLTENEEKIVAQFLSVQKSAVDLGGYYLFDEEKAKKIMRPSEIFNRIIDGF; this is encoded by the coding sequence ATGAAAAACGGTTCAATCGTATATACAAAAACGGACGAAGCGCCTGCGCTGGCTACTTTGTCCCTGTTTCCGATTATAGAAAAGTATCTGTCGAAGGCGGACGTTGAAGTCGTTCAAAAGGACATTTCTTTGGCGCGCAGAATTTTGGCGGCGGTGAATAATTATCTTCCCGAAAATCAAAAAGTGAGCGACGACCTCGAATATTTGGGGAAACTTTGCTTGGAACAAGACGCGAATATCATAAAATTGCCTAATATTTCGGCTTCGGTTTCGCAGATTAAGGGGACGATTACGGAATTGCGCGAAAAAGGTTTTGCAATACCCGAATATCCCGATAATCCAAAAAACAACGAGGAAGAGACTGTTCAAAGTCAATATCGCAAAACGCTCGGCTCGGCGGTAAATCCTGTTATTCGCGAGGGAAATTCGGACAGGCGCGCGGCAAAATCGGTGAAAAATTATGCGAAAAAACATCCGTATAAAGTCTGCGAGTGGTCAAAAGACAGCAAAACAAAGGTGCTTTCTATGTCTCACGGCGATTTTTACGCGAGCGAGAAATCCATAACAAACGGCGAAAAAGAAAAGAGCGTTAATTTTGTTTTTACGGACAACGACGGCAATTCTAAAAATCTCCGCCCCGCTTTGAAACTTTTGCCGCACGAAATTCTCGATACTTCGACGATGTCTGCGAAAGCGCTCGAAAGTTTTGTGAAAAAATGTATGGAAGAAGCGCAAAAAGACGACATTATGTTCTCTTTTCACCTAAAAGCGACAATGATGAAAATCAGCGACCCTATAATTTTCGGCGTTATCCTTAAAACGTTTTTTGCCGATGTTTTTACGAAATACGGCGAAGTTTTTGAAAAATTGGGCGTAAATACAAACAACGGACTTGCAGATTTGTACGATAAAATAAAGGGAAATCCGAGCGAAAAAGAGATAATTTCCGAAATAAACAAATGTTTCGACAAAATTTCGGTTGCAATGGTGGACAGCGCCAAAGGGATAAGTAGTTTCAGCGTTCCGAGCGACGTAATAATCGACGCTTCTATGCCCGCGATGATTAAGGCGGGCGGAAAAATGTGGGACAAAAACGGCGACACCGCGGACGTTTTGGCTATAATTCCCGACAGAACTTATTCGGGAGTTTACGACGTGGTTGTTAAGCATTGCAAAGAAAACGGCGCGTTTAATCCGCGAACTATAGGATGCGTGTCGAACGTGGGACTTATGGCTCAGCAGGCGGAAGAATACGGCTCGCACGACAAAACTTTCGAGATAACAGCCGACGGCATTGTGCAAATTACGGACGAAAACGGCGCTGTTCTTATGGAACAAAAAGTAGAAAAAGGCGACATTTTCCGCGCTTCTCAATGCAAACACGCCGCAGTGCTTAATTGGGTGCGCCTTGCCGTAGAGCGCGGCAAAATAACAGGCGAGCCCGTGATTTTCTGGCTTGATGTTTACAGAGCGCACGACAGAGAAGTGGTGAAAAAAGTGGTAAAAGAGATGGGCGAGCTTGACCTCGCGGACGTGGACGTTCGTATTTTGTCGCCCGAAAACGCCTGCGCTTTTTCTGTAAAAAGAATGGTTGAAGGGCTAAACACAATTTCTGCAACGGGCAACGTTTTGCGCGATTATTTGACCGATTTGTTCCCGATAATCGAACTCGGTACTTCGGCGAAAATGCTTTCGATAGTTCCTTTAATGAACGGCGGCGGACTATACGAAACAGGCGCGGGCGGCACTGCTCCCAAGCACGTAAGCGCGCTTACGGAAGAGAATTTTCTTCGTTGGGATAGTTTAGGCGAATTTATGGCGATTGTTCCGTCTCTCGAAAAATATGCCGAAACTCACGGAAACGCGCGCGCAAAAATCCTTGCCGAAACGCTCGATACTGCGATAGAAAACATACTCGAAAACCAAAAATCGCCCGAACGCGCGCCTGTCGGCATAGATAACCGCGGCTCGCATTTTTATTTGGCTTTGTATTGGGCAAAAGCGCTTGCAGAGCAGAAAAAGGACGTGGAATTAGCGAAAAAATTTGAAGAAACCGCAAAGCAACTGACAGAAAACGAAGAAAAAATCGTCGCGCAGTTTCTTTCCGTGCAAAAGAGCGCCGTAGATTTAGGCGGATATTACCTTTTCGACGAAGAAAAAGCGAAAAAAATTATGCGCCCCTCGGAGATTTTCAATAGAATTATCGACGGATTTTAG
- a CDS encoding ATP-binding protein produces the protein MYKKRTIGRYFEEASRHFKVLLLTGMRQVGKTTCLKNTSAKGRRYITLDDPQILSLAKNEPELFFERFSLPLFIDEIQYAPELFPYIKMLVDNSDEKGQIWLSGSQQYSMMKNITESLAGRVAVVDMFGFSLYERDDLGLLQMPFLPSKNPKPTLEKRTSPQTFEIIWQGAFPHIVNSATQWKMFYSSYVKTYLERDVRQIINIGDETAFFRFMGVVAARTAQVLNISDIAKNADITVKTAEKWLSVLQTSGIVYLLKPYFSNVSKRFTKRPKLYFTDTGLCAHLTEWTSWQTLEAGAMSGAFFETFVICEILKSYHHNGEFPNLHYYRDSNNVEIDLLISQDGLLYPVEIKKTANPKKEDIKAFDTLAKIANTGFGSLICLVKESIPLTSSANAVSIWEI, from the coding sequence ATGTATAAAAAGCGAACTATCGGCAGATATTTTGAAGAGGCGTCAAGGCATTTTAAGGTTTTATTATTGACGGGAATGCGACAGGTCGGGAAAACCACCTGCTTAAAAAACACATCTGCAAAAGGGCGACGTTATATCACACTTGACGACCCGCAAATTTTGTCTTTAGCGAAAAACGAACCCGAACTTTTCTTTGAGCGGTTTTCTTTGCCGTTATTTATTGACGAAATTCAATATGCTCCGGAATTATTTCCGTATATAAAAATGCTTGTCGATAACAGCGACGAAAAAGGGCAAATTTGGCTTAGCGGTTCGCAACAGTATTCTATGATGAAAAACATTACGGAAAGTTTGGCGGGACGAGTTGCCGTTGTCGATATGTTTGGTTTTTCGCTTTACGAAAGAGATGATTTGGGCTTATTGCAAATGCCGTTTTTGCCGTCAAAGAATCCAAAGCCGACGCTTGAAAAAAGAACTTCTCCGCAGACCTTTGAAATTATATGGCAGGGGGCGTTTCCGCACATTGTGAACAGCGCAACGCAATGGAAAATGTTTTATTCGTCTTATGTTAAAACATATTTGGAACGCGATGTTCGTCAAATAATAAACATAGGGGACGAAACGGCATTTTTCCGTTTTATGGGCGTTGTTGCGGCGAGAACGGCGCAAGTTCTCAACATTTCAGACATAGCCAAAAACGCCGATATTACGGTAAAAACAGCCGAAAAATGGTTGTCGGTTTTGCAAACGTCGGGAATAGTTTATTTGTTGAAGCCATATTTTTCAAATGTTTCAAAGAGGTTTACCAAACGTCCGAAACTTTATTTTACCGATACGGGATTATGCGCGCATCTTACCGAATGGACTTCTTGGCAGACCTTGGAAGCGGGGGCTATGAGCGGCGCATTTTTTGAGACATTTGTGATTTGTGAAATACTAAAATCGTATCATCACAACGGCGAATTTCCGAATTTGCATTATTATCGCGATTCCAACAATGTAGAAATCGATTTGCTTATTTCGCAAGACGGGCTTTTGTATCCCGTAGAAATCAAAAAAACCGCAAATCCCAAGAAAGAAGACATAAAAGCGTTTGATACGCTCGCCAAAATCGCCAATACGGGTTTCGGTTCGCTAATTTGCTTGGTAAAAGAAAGCATTCCGCTGACGTCCTCGGCAAATGCAGTTTCGATTTGGGAAATTTGA
- a CDS encoding T9SS type A sorting domain-containing protein gives MSETHSFGAQQVEWRPAAPANNRGRIPFIRTPRSNNIRTVDIDVEFSGNVRTLDFFNYGDDDNAAFMQRWTSSQNRYALLQNNVITMMLDWDDRELNYGSGGVNHRQLVLNSRINDLLKYYENLTAQFNRFHGLDINSQNPHHRLIHTRFLIAPQLNGFGYAFYGADDVTGMNGSRIGSYLNFPAMVPLTTQAISGLSFWVSLHEIGHGYDGNFSGGKEVGLGEIANNILSHFYQANHFDFTSANDRRWSWLFDYGNAAATSSALDARAITRRTGNLSNFAAEPNRFRDNLFILVNMYANGSPMTDIETPQKIYAAAQRLNREMHVQGQNWSLANLNAKAFSDAANTNIVPYMEAFGFGPHLSDLMRAYAFEEDNKIGYFLDRIAGSEAQRIATAEVLYGTISPVVPNAARGLNGTGGTITINISDIDLIKGETLRIMNGSDVVFQAEITSNTVDFPALAIGAYFVKLPSAKAGFFHTGHHHLVVRNGQRTDLTVEYRELTASPLLGTTQLLFRGGSARTVATITYDPVARELVVNAAGGAPHWVNSGTYIQAEIWAGGQRAWNHTWTWQGNVAGFTRRIPVAIGDSVRFTHAEAFWGGRADHARVINSFTAEWLPEFEWQNHQWGSLVVTQYGLAKPNSSVADQRRIYTANFFSALETTKQAMPAQSWTNPSRFRDVKTSFILGADLLSEADRNRFIAENPHLFGGGDGGNPNRISSATRARAISFAVSGITTAGNLNLTIPQAGNYKISIYNVNGRILAQTQANLASGANVLSLNRTIAKGVAIVRVEGANTQAVRRVMVR, from the coding sequence ATGTCAGAGACGCACTCGTTTGGTGCTCAGCAGGTTGAGTGGAGACCTGCCGCACCTGCAAATAATCGCGGGCGAATACCTTTTATTCGTACGCCGAGAAGCAACAATATAAGAACTGTGGATATAGATGTGGAATTCTCGGGAAATGTAAGAACTTTGGATTTCTTCAACTACGGCGACGACGACAATGCCGCGTTTATGCAAAGATGGACTTCGTCGCAAAATCGCTATGCCTTGCTTCAGAATAACGTAATAACAATGATGCTTGACTGGGACGACAGAGAATTAAACTACGGATCGGGCGGAGTAAACCATCGTCAACTTGTGCTTAACAGCAGGATAAACGATTTGCTGAAATATTACGAAAATCTTACAGCGCAGTTCAACCGCTTTCACGGGCTCGACATAAATTCCCAAAATCCGCACCACCGACTTATTCACACGAGATTTTTAATAGCGCCGCAATTAAACGGTTTTGGATATGCGTTCTATGGCGCGGATGACGTAACGGGAATGAACGGTTCGCGCATAGGCAGTTATCTTAATTTTCCGGCTATGGTGCCGCTGACGACGCAGGCAATCTCAGGTCTTAGTTTTTGGGTATCGCTTCACGAAATCGGACACGGCTACGACGGCAATTTTTCGGGAGGCAAGGAAGTGGGTTTAGGCGAAATAGCCAATAATATTTTGTCGCATTTTTATCAGGCGAACCACTTTGACTTTACCTCGGCAAACGATAGGCGTTGGTCTTGGCTTTTTGACTACGGAAACGCCGCCGCAACCTCTTCCGCGCTCGACGCAAGAGCCATTACCCGCAGAACGGGAAATTTATCGAATTTTGCCGCAGAGCCGAATCGCTTTAGGGATAATCTCTTCATTTTGGTAAATATGTATGCCAACGGAAGCCCGATGACCGACATAGAAACACCTCAGAAAATTTATGCGGCGGCTCAGCGGTTAAACAGAGAAATGCACGTCCAAGGTCAGAATTGGTCATTGGCTAATTTGAACGCAAAAGCATTCAGCGACGCGGCAAATACGAACATTGTTCCCTATATGGAAGCATTTGGTTTTGGACCGCATTTATCGGATTTAATGAGGGCTTACGCATTTGAAGAAGACAACAAAATCGGGTATTTCCTTGACCGCATTGCAGGAAGCGAGGCACAGCGCATAGCAACCGCCGAAGTGTTATACGGAACAATTTCTCCCGTTGTGCCGAATGCGGCGCGCGGTCTTAACGGCACGGGCGGCACAATTACGATAAATATAAGCGACATAGACCTCATAAAAGGCGAAACTTTGCGTATTATGAACGGCTCCGACGTGGTTTTTCAAGCGGAAATCACCTCAAACACCGTAGATTTCCCCGCGCTTGCGATAGGCGCGTATTTTGTGAAATTACCTTCAGCAAAAGCGGGCTTTTTTCATACGGGACATCATCATTTGGTTGTCAGGAACGGTCAGAGAACAGACTTAACCGTAGAATATCGCGAACTTACCGCCTCGCCTTTGCTGGGAACAACGCAACTTTTGTTTCGCGGCGGCAGCGCACGAACGGTTGCGACGATAACGTATGACCCTGTGGCAAGAGAACTTGTTGTTAATGCAGCGGGCGGCGCACCGCACTGGGTAAATTCGGGAACGTATATTCAGGCGGAAATTTGGGCAGGCGGACAGAGAGCGTGGAACCATACTTGGACTTGGCAGGGAAATGTTGCAGGATTTACAAGACGTATTCCCGTTGCAATAGGCGATTCGGTAAGATTTACGCACGCAGAAGCGTTTTGGGGCGGCAGAGCAGACCACGCCCGCGTAATAAATTCGTTTACAGCCGAATGGCTTCCCGAATTTGAGTGGCAAAACCACCAATGGGGCTCTTTGGTGGTTACTCAATACGGTCTTGCAAAACCGAACTCTTCGGTAGCAGACCAACGCAGAATTTACACGGCGAATTTTTTCTCGGCGCTTGAAACTACAAAACAAGCAATGCCCGCGCAAAGTTGGACGAACCCAAGTCGTTTCAGAGACGTTAAAACATCGTTTATCTTAGGCGCAGACCTTTTGAGCGAAGCGGACAGAAACAGATTTATCGCCGAAAACCCCCATTTGTTTGGAGGCGGCGACGGCGGCAATCCTAACCGTATTTCTTCGGCAACCCGCGCGCGAGCAATATCCTTTGCAGTAAGCGGAATTACAACGGCAGGAAATCTGAATTTAACAATCCCGCAAGCAGGAAACTACAAAATTTCCATTTACAACGTAAACGGCAGAATCCTCGCCCAAACCCAAGCAAACCTCGCAAGCGGCGCAAACGTCCTGTCGCTAAACAGAACCATAGCCAAAGGCGTAGCAATAGTGAGAGTCGAGGGCGCAAACACCCAAGCGGTGAGAAGGGTTATGGTGAGGTAA